ACGGGGATTTACCtgaacaaagagaaaagactaccgaaaatagaatttatgAATTATGAACTATGAATTCATAGTGTATTAGACGGATGAATAATCCGTAAAGGGACATGAATTACGATCTCGCTTCCAGAAGTTTTAGTTCCAAGATTACTGATGCACCGATGATCATCCTTTAGCCCCATCTCGTCTCCATAACCCTTTCGGGGCGTCTGGGCGGAATCTGACCGAGGCATCTCGTGCACAGGAACCGGTAGAAAGCCAAGCCCGAATGGAACCACGGTTGGGCTGAGTCCAGACAGTTATCTCTCCATGGAAGCTTTGTCGCATCAGCTGTCTCGGACCCGTGATCTGACAGTCGATCCCAATGGAAGGGAAATTGGGATGGTAATTTATGGTAAGAATTACGGAGTAGTcatttttttgcttttcttaACTCAACTTACGTGGGGATCCGATGGTCTGAGACCTGTGCATAGTTTCGGTCTCATCCTTGGAATGagggcaaagaaaggaaatgtGAATCCAGCCTGAGGCTGCGAGGAAGCAATTCGATGAATTCTGGCATGCCATTCTTGTCTGGCCTTTTTGTCCACATAACCCGTCATGTTTCAAGATGCATCTCGCCGGTTGTTGATGTCATACCTCCATGACCAGTCAAATCGGCTCCGAGTCAAAGGCGCATTCCAGCCTGCAGTCGGGACCGATCATTCATGCGGGagaattttttcttcatctcatctgATGAGTACATGGTAATACATACTTATGCATGCAGTTGCAATATGCACGGAGAACGCACCCTTCTATCATGTTTTGTCCATTCTTGTTGGCCGGATCGATACTGCCTCCTGCAACCAACCAGCCTCCCTGAGAAATCAATACACGCGATTCACCCAATAAGAAACCAGTTACCCGAGTAGTCATCCCAAAATATGACGGGGATCTTGATCGACAACACGGAGATATGTCCTTGGAGAGAATAGTACCATCTCACGATCAATCACTGTTCGATCGTCTGTAGTACGTATAGGTAAACACTTTAGGGTTTGATTGTGataatttcttttcgtttcttttcttttttttacctctACGATCTATCCGTGGGCTACTCCtatggattttctttttttaaactttcCCATAGATTGATTAATGTTCATTTCTCGTTGGCTGTCAACGCCACGATAATCTCCGGGTTCTCCATGCCGCTAAAATCCCTTGGCCCCCAAGCGAAGGATCGCAAAAGGAATCGTCCTGTCGGTGTCGGAGCCTAGCCTGCATTAGGAGCTAGTACGAAGCTGccatgtcttcttcgccccCAGTACCGCGACGCCATCATCCGGCACCAAGGGCTTGGTTAACGGAGTCATTACCCATCCTAGACATcggaacttttttttcttgattatCGGCTCTTGCACACGGAGCAAGgggaacaaaaaaaagggatGGGGGTGTTTGATCAAAACCTGGAAGAACTTCGGTAGCAACGACCTAATTAGGATGTTATTGAAACGATGGTATGTCAATAGATAGAGGATAGTAGAACTAACGACTATATGGGCTGGCTGGATTATCAGGGTGAGATGTATTAAAAATCGAACTGCATCGTGAGGCGCATCACCtaagataaataaataaatgcATTCCATATAATATCAGTGATGCTTAAACACTGGTGGGTTGTCGATTCTCATAGGGTCCTTCGTACAGGAAAAGTAAAGATGACATACATTTCTATTCTACAGGTATGAACCCGGGTGCGTTTTCTCTGTATGTATGATACTGCCGTATGACCAGTTCAGTCCTACCCTACCCTTACCGACCGATGAGGCCCGAGAGAGGAACGGACGATCTACAGGCCTGTCTATTATTGTTGGAAGATGAGAACAGGTTCTTGTCCGTCTCGACAAATCAATGTCGTGCGGGCACCGATCAGCCGTTTATGGGGCATGGGATCGTTGTGACAGGTAAAACCACTTGAGCAAAGTCCAGAAACCAACCTCGGGCCTGATCCACCCGAACGATCGGctggggaagggaaaaaaagaaatatagaatataacCGATCAgacaatttctttttttttttttagttattttacttttaccTTGATCACTAGAACTAAGGATCGTGatagtaatataatctagattaatgTGTTGCCTAATTAAGATGGTCGCTATCTGGTAGCGAGGGCATCCGaggaatggaaatggaaggaaggaagaaaaaaaaaaaaaggaaaaaaagggtgGGTAAGATTTCCAACGAGCAATGTCATGATTCATCCCCCATGATTAATGATTGATGGATTTCTGGGCGCATGATGGAGATTGGGAAAGGTGGCCGTGGATCTGCACTAGCGCCAGACTTACTGTAGCCGAGCCCCCCGAAAGTAAGTACCGTTGATCTGTGTACTCTGGATACGCGGTTACGTACGACACCTCGCGTGGGATTTGGATTCAGGAGgcggtttttttttttttctttttttttttactcttttttcttttctttttgactaGCAATGTGACTTGGTGTGGCATTGGGAAAAGGTCTTTGTATCACCTGGCAATTTGAATTAGCGTACCATTCCCTCGGGAACAGGTTCGAAATGAATGATTTATCCAGGATGAAAGACCTGTGAATCATGGTACAGTTATATCTGGATATCTCTATAAgcaagtacggagtagaaaaggaaaataaagaatctcGTCTGTCGAACCCGTCAAGTGTGGCTCTGGGTCGTAATACACATTACCCACATTCCAGTGTGGTCCTTTTCTGGGGCGGACAGCGGAGATGGGCACGTTTTTTTAGACTCTCGTCGAATCTACCCAAAACGATCTATGCTAATGGTAAATCATTTCTAGGCCCGTATGGCAAGGTTTACAATACCATAccgaaaatcaaaataattaaaaaaagggtACCGGGCCACTGGTCATTAATTAAGCTTTGAGACGGAGGTATCAACCCTTGTCGAAGCGAATCGAGAAAAACGAATTAAAGAAATTCGAAAAGTGGCCACTGAGGACTCCTTCGGGGAAATTCCCTTACGGCGTAACGCGTATGGTAATCATGACCCTAtcgaatattatttattttattttcgattttttttttttcttttttttttttgtttaatttttaattttcttttttccctcctaTTATATACTACGCTCGACAGGGAAATCGTTTAGGTTAATCCTCATCAGCGTCTGggtaaataattattttattattttattcgaAGGAGTGGTTCGCATCGGCATCTCCCGCTGGATTTCTTTCCTACTTTTCAATGTTTTAAACTATCCCAAACGGAGGACGTCCGTCACCTATAATTAAACATTTCGGTtgatcttccttctcctgctcATATTCATACTTATTATCAAGGCTTCATCATTCCCCACCCGAACCAGCACATCTCCAGCTCCATCTATAAACACTTTCCTCCACCCCCCTCCCCTGGTTCCCAAAATCCAATTGCATCCCCACTCGTACCTGGAACACGATCCATTCCACCGGTCTTCCTACGTACCCTCTTGTCTTCATATATGGTTCGGGTGTAGCCACGTTTTGCTaccttcaacttctcttcCATCCTTCCACCTTCCACAGCTCAAGCTCTCCCCGACTCTCTACTCCAGTTGCTCCCATCCTATTTCGTCATGGATCTCGCCAGCCTTATCACTCCGGGTCCTGAACCCATCTACAAGTCTCGGGCATCCTACAGCCCTCCTCCCAGCTCTGCGGGTTCCTACAAGCGCCCGGCTGAACACGACTCTTACTTCTCGTACTCGCGCGCCCCGCAAGCCCCTCTTTCCCCGCCAGTCGAGGACCAGCCCAAGTGCTCTCTTCCCTCTATCTCGACTCTCTTGGAAGGCGCCGACAGCGCATCGACATATGCTGCAAGTATGTCTCCCCGAGACCCCATTGCGCACCATGCGCATGACCTCTGGAAGCACTGATGACTGACTTTCACCGGCGCAGAGCGTCAAAGAACCAGCCCACCCCCGCGCAGGGAGTCTGAGTTCCGTTCACCTTATGACTCAGTCTCAACACCAAATGGCCCTCCTACTCCACCTTTGCGCCCTGAATCGGGCTTCCACAGCGGCCACCACTCTCCCTCTGCTTCGTCCGTGACTAGTGGAAAGGCCATCAAGCTCGAGTCGTACTCGCAAACCCCCATGACACTGCCTAGCCCGTCCGATAGATCCTCGATCTCCAGCCAGGGCTCTGTCCACCACGTTTCCGCTGCTCCCTACGCTTCTCCTGCCCCCAGTGTGGCCTCGTACTCTTCGCCGGTTGAATCCTCGGCTCCGTCCGCCATGTACTACCAGAGACCTTCCGGCTCCTACCAGACCCCTGCTACTGTGCCTAGCCCCTCCGCTGCTCCTATGCCTGCATCTGCCACACACCAGCAGATGATTACTCCCGTCACTCCGGCCTGGcagcaccaccactactTCCCGCCTTCCAGCTCGGCACCCTACCAACAGAACCACGACCGGTATATCTGCCGGACTTGCCACAAGGCCTTCTCCAGACCATCCAGCCTGCGCATCCACTCTCACAGCCACACTGGCGAGAAGCCATTCCGCTGCACCCACGCCGGCTGCGGTAAGGCGTTCAGCGTACGAAGCAACATGAAGCGCCACGAGCGCGGCTGCCACACCGGACGCCCCGTCGCCACCGCCATGGTATAAACACCAAAGCACAAAGACAAGaaactaaaaaaagaaaaaagaaaagaaaataaaaagacaaCAAACCAAGAGCTATACTGCAGGTCTATACACATCTACTCTGCAGCACCTTCTGATTCTTTGATGATACCCTTTTATGCGTGTGATTTTATTACTTTCTACCCGGGCTTAGGGTTCAGGAACAGGTGTCTGGGACAGGAACTCATATACAACAATTTTttgtttgctttcttctcttctcaccTTGTGTATATATTATATGGACGGGTTTTATTGAAAGGATCGGAATTAACCAGGCGTCGACGGGAACCCGGGGTTTCTCCGGGGCTGGGAAGCAACAGGTCAGGGTCTCGGGCATTTGTCGGAGTCTTGGGCTTCCCTTATTGTTGTTACGTGTTTCTTTTGTgtcattttcctttgttctaGTGATGTGACATGACCTCGAGAAAGAATTGTATATTTGAGTCCTCTCACCTGTTTTCCTTGTATGTAGATATCTATACATCTATGCCTATACGAACTTATTCTCTGAACTACCTTGGTTTTTCTCTAGATATCGCTACTGTACTACGGGTGCTTAGAGTAGAACCTGACCGAGTAAACATCTACGATGATAGGGTAAAACTTACTGAGCAGTGGTTTTACCTGTTGGACTACCAGATCATCTGATTTGCTCGTCATCCAACAACACTGCCCCAAGACACTACTTCTGTTgctttcatcatcaaccccCCCACATACAGAGAACACCACCCAAACATCCAAAACCCACCCAAGAAAAGAACCAAACAAAAACTCAGATTTCCCCAAACCAAGGTCCAGAAAGTCCAACCGCCGAGAGCCACGGTTCAGGCATCACCACCCAAAGAAAGTAAGGTAAAGGGTTCCGACATTTCCCTTCCACTCAGCACCTAAATGAACCAGAACTAAGACTATACCGAGACGTGGCGAACTAGCCCGGCTATAGCGTTTATAGCGGCTC
This DNA window, taken from Aspergillus flavus chromosome 5, complete sequence, encodes the following:
- the mtfA gene encoding putative C2H2 finger domain protein: MDLASLITPGPEPIYKSRASYSPPPSSAGSYKRPAEHDSYFSYSRAPQAPLSPPVEDQPKCSLPSISTLLEGADSASTYAAKRQRTSPPPRRESEFRSPYDSVSTPNGPPTPPLRPESGFHSGHHSPSASSVTSGKAIKLESYSQTPMTLPSPSDRSSISSQGSVHHVSAAPYASPAPSVASYSSPVESSAPSAMYYQRPSGSYQTPATVPSPSAAPMPASATHQQMITPVTPAWQHHHYFPPSSSAPYQQNHDRYICRTCHKAFSRPSSLRIHSHSHTGEKPFRCTHAGCGKAFSVRSNMKRHERGCHTGRPVATAMV